The following nucleotide sequence is from Hevea brasiliensis isolate MT/VB/25A 57/8 chromosome 7, ASM3005281v1, whole genome shotgun sequence.
GAAAAGGTGTCTGTTTCTTGGATGTGAGATCAGCTTCAATCTGGACAATttgaacttttaatcttttaatcTTTGATCCCTTTTCATCAAATTCATGGCTAAATCTTTCATAAATTTAGAAGAGGAGAGACTACGTGTAGGATGCGTAGTTGAGGAAAAAGGGTGAGTTCTGGAAAGTAGGGAGAAAAGTGACTGTTGATAAAATGGTTTAGTAGGGAATAGGGAGTGAAAGGAGGACATAGGGTATGAAGGACTAGCAGGAGGGGTAATAAAAGGATTTTGGTTAAAATTAGTGAAAGAAAGTTGTAGAAAAGGTGTCTGTTTCTTGGATGTGAGATCAGCTTCAATCTAGACAATttgaacttttaatcttttaatcTCTGATCCTTCTTCATCAAATTCATGGCTAAATCTTTTCATAAATTCAGAAGATGAGAGACTACGTGTAGGATGCGTAGTTGAGGAAAAAGGGTGAGTTCTGGAAAGTAGGGAGAAAAGTGATTGTTGATAAAATGGTTTAGTAGGGAATAGGAGTGAAAGGAGGACATAGGGTATGAAGGACTAGCAGGAGGGGTAATAAAAGGATTTTGGTTAAAATTAGTGAAACAAAGTTGTAGAAAAGGTGTCTGTTTCTTGGATGTGAGATCAGCTTCAATCTGgataatttgagcttttaatctTTTAATCCCTGATCCCTTTTCATCAAATTCATGACCAAATTTTTTCTATTGAAGAAGAGCCTTGAGATTTTTATCAAGTTGAGTGATCCGAGCTTGAAGTTCAGCACGCAAGGTATTGATATGTAGGGTTAGCGAATCAACCTTAGTTTCCGttaattgagtttgacttacTACCACATCAATCTTTGAATCAATTTTCTCCAGGAAACTATTATAGGCCTTTGCATTTTGAGTCTGCCAATTAAAGACTTCTTAAGCAGGAGTGAGAGAAGTAGGTTTTCCTTCTACATCGATAGCATAATGTTTGACAAAAGGTCTGAAACAAATTCCTGTGATAGGATAAATCCCATGCCGTAAAGGTGGAAAGTTTTCTTCATATGATTCTTCTGAGAACATCATACATGGAGCTACAAGGGGTAACACCGAAGGAGGTGGTGGAGGTGTACTTAACTTTCCTTGTTTAGCTCTTTCCTTCTTTAGTATTTCCAAAGCCATCTCATAGATAGGCAAAGGATTTCTTTGTTAAATTTCCTTTCTGATCCCAATCCAGGGCCCAAAATTAGGAGATGAGTTTCTTCGGGGCTTATAGTTGCTACACCGAGAATGAGAGCGGTGCTATAACTTTTTCCACTGTTTTGGAGCCAAAGGATGGTCATTGTCTCCTTCCCAGTCTTCATTTTCACAGTCACAGTCGGGATTACACATATCCAATCTAGGAATATCCCAAAGAAAATGACCATCTATCTTTCTGGGATAGATGTAATGTTCTTCTGTTGTAATAGAATGGAAAGGGATATTTTCTTATTCTTCATCAACAGGAGTGATCATCAGTGACTGAAAGATGGGAGGAGTGCTTGTAAAACTCCGAGGAGGCTAAAATGTAGTTCGAATGGTACCATCTGTCTGTCGATGAAAGGATGACTCTGTAGACTGGATAGGTCTAGAGTTAGCATGAAGTCTTTCATAATTTGTCAGCCACACCTGAAGAATAAGTTGCTCAAGTTCTTCCCTTGGTATCTGTCTAGGAATATGGACAATTGATGGTGTTGTTTCAATATTAGCCAGAATAAGAAGAGCTTCATTTGAAATACTTGGTTGAGATAAATCAACCGCATGATTTTGAAGCTTGTAAATAATCTGGTGATATAGAGTGGCTATCATAGAGGAAGTCACTTATTCTGCTCCAGTGATTTGAACTTGAACTTTTAAGGCGGTGTAGAGATTTGGATCCCTTAATGACATGTTGTAATTAGGGAAGTGGAGTATAGTTAGACATGTTCCGATTACAGCATGTTCATACTGAAGGAATCGGGTGTCTAATAAGGATACTCGTGCAGTTACTGGGAGACCATGTCTACCGTGGAGACTAAGCATCAATCAAACTGCGCCAAAATGAAGATGCGAATATCCTTGAGCCCTCCAGGTAGGAACTAGAGAAGCCAGAATCTTAAAAGTCACATACTGCTCAGTCGTAATAGACTGAAGGCTGCATTGATCCATTTTAGAAGCTTAGACATACTACTTTGGAAGAGATCTGCGTGACGAAAGTACAGATCTAATACTTCTGGTAAGTGAACCATGTCTTCGATAAACATTATAAAGactaagaagaggaagaagagattCCTCTACTTGAGCTCCTTCTGGAAGAGTGAATATCTCTACTAGATTATCAATTCTAGAAGAGAGTGTACATCGACAaagagaagatagagaaagagaaGATGTTAGATTTATTAGATCAGAAGGTCACAATTGAGTAACAGTTATGGAAGCTGAAAGAGGGGTTTGATAACTCATAATGGGTGGAATCTcctcaattaaatttaaaacaaaattatttttttccttatttctatAATTGTTAGTGCAATTAGTACAAAGAGTAAAAAAGCAAACTCCGATTTTTTAATAAGAGACAAAAGAAAATtatcaaataatataaaaatacaacaaagttagacCACAGGAATAATAAAGAAGATATAGCGGCAAGAAGAGAACCCTAAACCAAGAAAAGTTTCAATAGCACCATGCaataaaaattactatttagttaaCTAAAATCAGTTCACAATTTGCTTCATTGGCATTTACATCATTCCCTTTTCTTGGATACTACAGCTTCTTCAGGGAAATGGAAACAACTAAAAAAAGAATCATACCCCATTTCTTTATTTCCTGAAGCAGAACATAATCTCATCTTTACCTGTTTTCATCTAACTTCGATTTTCCCTGAAAAAAGGTTCAGCGGGTAACTACAAGCAGAAATtcattatttttcatattttgaaGCCCATATTGGTACCTGGTCCTTAtcaagtttttattttttatttttttattttttatttacttttttacTGGAGAAAGGAGAATCAGCTGGATCTAACACCCTCTATGGCAACCACTAAATCATCAAATTTGGCTCCTGTCACTTCCCTTACAATCTTGCTGTCCTTGAGAATCTTGAAAGTAGGCACCACCCTTATGCCAAGCTCCTTTGCCAATGGCTGCCAACAGTAACAGATTAGCCATCAAATAACTATGATGAACAGAGAAAATTGGAAAAAGGGAAGATTTCCTTAGAATAATGTAAGACTTATTGTAACGTCATCCATGTTTAAAGAGGGCAGAGAAAGCAAATTAAAAACCTTGTTATCTTTGTTGCAATCAAGCTTTAAGAAGACAACATCAAGGTAATTCTCTGACAAATCTTTAAATTTGGGAGCCATCACCTTACAAGGTCCACACCTGAAGAACACCAAAAGGAAAACACAATAAAGAGAAAATTCCCAAATAATTGAAATAGAGATAAGGATATGTCTTCTGTATTTCATGAAAttgaaaatgaagaaatgaaATTTCTCTCGTTTGACGATTGGAAATCTGAAATATGGGCAGAGGGCTATTCAAAAAACATGGAGGTGTCCTGATGCCAGAAGTTGAAGTCAGTCTGCATTCAAGAACATACATGTGGGATCCTTTATCCTAATCATAAAGAGGAAATATCAAGTTTACAGAAATGTTGCCAAGGATGGGAAGATTTTATCACAGAAAAGCTTCCAAAGTCTCTTGGCATATGTTTGTATGGTCTTACCCTATTGCCTGTTACTGTGCTTAACAATTACCATCAGACTTCAACATCTAACAGACTCTTTACTGGACACATCCCATTCTCTCATGCGTTTGTGTGTGTTTAGATGTTGGTATTTTATCGGTTCTTTGGAACAAAAGGTCCAGGTATTGAACCCATCGCTCCTGCCTAAGATTTTTCTAGATACACCAACCAACTTCAACAGTTTGGGCAGAGTAGAGATTTACTAGCAAAAGCTTCATGAAATTGAAAAGCAAAGCTCTTCCCATTATCACTGCGAAATTAGCTTGGCCTGCATATGTTTACTGATTACTATACATGGAGATCTAGGAATAAGATTCTACATGGATTTCTTTTCGACATGTTGTTGAGCAGACGACATGACACTTCCTTAGAGAAGCGTTCGTTCTGTTATAGGGATAGAAACGACTTGTCGTtgtgaattttaaaaaaattaatgaaacaaATTTCAACAGCAAACTTAACTGAAACGGAATTACGAAAGCACGTCTATATTACCATTGAGTGTACATGTCAAGGACGACAGTCTTATCGCCGGCGGACTTGACGATAGGCCAGAAGGTGTCCTTGGTGACCTCAGTAACCTGTCCCACGGTAGCTGTAGGACCCACAGTATCCAAGCTCGACCTCACCCTGAAAGCCCAACAGTTCCTCTTGACATCCTTCAAAGACAGTGAAAAGctgcttgttgagcttgagtttaaGAGcttagaagaggaagaagaagaagataatgaGTCTTTGGTGACGGGGGAGCACACGATCGGGTGCAATTGTAAGCTGGGGAAGGAGAAGGGCGAGGAACGAACGGAAGTGGTAGGagagattgagaatcggatcagAGACATCATGCAATAGAAAGAAATGATCTTGAATTGtttgaaagaaaatgaaaatgggGGTGGAGATTTGAAGGCGCTCCAGAGAGTACAGGACAGTGACGAAGAATAACAAACTGATATTATCTGGGGTGTTGTTATTATGGAATGACGAAATTAGCCTTGTGATCATCTTGAGGGTATATCTGTCAGTTCATGACAAAGGGGATAGTTGAAACTAGGGGTGAACAATCGatttaaatcgaatcaaatcaaatcgaatcgaattaaattatcaaaatcaAATCATTAATTTCAgaaatcgaactgaaccgaagttagtgaaaaattgaatcgaaccgaactgttttaattcggttcggttcggtttaaaccgatcggtttgattttttattaattttaatttagacttgatttttaagttatttggtctaattttaactttggtttgaacctaataaccataaatcaatgaaattaaacaattaatatatataaaattaaatataattcatacatttttcataaaaataaattaattcaaaaattgattcggttcgatttagttcgatttgactatataaatcactattcggttcggttcggtttaacagatttttttatttttaaaatcgaacttaaccgaaataaccgaaatttttataaattaaaatcgaaccggaccgattaacttttaaaatcgaaccgattgaaccaAATTGAATCAGTTCGGtttaattttttgatttgaaCCGTATTGTGCTCAGCCCTAGTTGAAACTTGTGTACTTGATTCTGATCATATTtgggtaaaaataaaaaatttctctttttattttttaaaaaataatagatgaatttaaattaaattaaattaaattatactgagttaaaaattaaaaataaaattgatcaaactttttaatttaattttaattttgactcaaaattaaaattttctaataaGGTTGCAAGTGAAAGTGAGATCATTTGAAAGACGTAATTACCCCctcattaaaagcataaaattattTAGTAATTGGGGGGGTAGATTGGTCACCTATGAAACCTTGCAGCGACAGGATTAACAAGAGCCTATAATCGTTTTGAGAAAAAGACACATGGCATTGGGATTTTTTTGGCATCTAAGATTTTGTGAAAAATGGAAAATTCCATGTTAATGGCTTTGAagcaatttaaaaataaatataaaaaaaaatgagagggttagaatcatttatatgaatataaataaattcttaaacgcaatttaattattttaaagattgaattaaaatatacattttcaaaaaatatttttttaatattactaaattaaaatttattatataaaagatttgtttaatattattattaggaaaaatattttttaaatatattaattaaagaacattaaaaattattaaaatttaaataaaattttccaaAAAACTCtaaaacaaaatgcaaaatggggcCAAAGTTGATATTTCTTGAAGTAGTCCCATGTGGTTCACATAAAAAAGGAGAGCAACACCCTTGTCCCTAcaaggaagaaagaaagaaatggacACCCATTTGCAAAGTGGGGTTGGCCCATTTCCATTTTGCTATCTTTTCATGTCATCTCCTGATAGGAACAAGTTCCTTTGTTTTTTTCTCACTATAAAGatttttctaaaaaattattGATCCTAAGATTTTTGGCTTTTCTATGGGTTTTTCTATTGtcttgaaattttgaaaatatgaGCTTTAATTCCCCTTTCATTTAGCACTTAGGAGTATGTTTTCATTGaattctaaattaatttaataaatttcttcatgtttattatatataaaattatatatttatatgtaaattaaataattaaataaattttaactaatatatttaataatattctaAAATTGATATCAAAATTTTCATTCTTTGTTCCATATTATAGAGAAAATATACCTTGAGATCAAGCAATCATAAAGATTTAAAAGCAAATAAAAATGAAGAAAGgacttttaaattattaaatgaaattcaATTGATATATTCTTAAAATAGTTTTATATTGTCACTTAAATTCAAAATTATACTTCTTCAATTCTAATTATTGAGATAATTTTATacgattattattataaaaaaacttAAATTACCATTTTAATCTTCAGAATTAAttgttaatatataatatattgtataatatatatttaattataaagtaatttaatatatttataattaaaaatatttagaaaggtagaaatatgaaattaatatgaaattatatataaattatcattttaattatatataaatatataattatattaaattatatgacatatccaaaaattataaaacacatatataattttaatttaatataaatttgatttttgaattaaaataataaaatacgttaagtttattaaaattttgatcaaTATGATATAagcttttaatttgatttaaaatcttaaaaatcatttacattcttttttttttttttctcaataaaATAGCACCATGTGGAATGTGGCATAAAATCCACCTCCCTCTTTTGTAATGGTGCCGCACTCTTCTCCCTTCTGTTTTggattatacatatatatatatatattatcgacCTTTCTTAAAGATGAATTAGACACTTTTTATCTCATTCATGCATTAACCTTttatctgtttttttttttttaatttctttttatggataaaaaaatgtaaattcaaGTCTcactataattttattttattattcgaaatttataaatataagttGAATTATGGATTGAATGCAaatgattaatttaaaaaaaaaaaaaaagaaaaagagggagACGGGCACAGGAAGTCAATACAAGACAACTACTTGCAGATGTTAAAAAGATTCCAAGTAGCAAGGAACTCAGAATCTGAAAATGGATAATCTTTACTCTATGTTCTCTGAAGAACCAGAGAGATAACAACGTCAAGGATCAAACCCCAACGTTTGAGAAAACAGAGAGAGAAAGAAAACTACCCAATACCTCAAAAAGGACTTTGCTTTACCTATGGAGACAGACCAAGACAGATAGGCACACCCAAGcaagaaaatttattgaaaaagaaaaaaaaaaaaaaaagaagccgaAGAAGTAGACCAACGTTCTCTTCACGTTACATTGTAAGGACGGACGTGTGGTTTGCCGTTGAAAACGGGCATTGTGAACCTTTCCTTCcacttctcttcttttctttctcatacccttttctttctttctttctttctttctttcaatTTCAACCCCCTAAGAAATCTCTCAGAACCGCCGCCTTAATACCTTTCTCTTAATACCGAaagggagagagggagagagggagaaaGAAGACGATAACAAAAGCCGGGAAGAAAATTAAATACGAGCTTAATTTAATTTAGCTCGATTACTTTTCTTTTTGATAGCAAAGGCACTTGAGACTTTGGTGGCGGTGCGTGACGATGGATCTGAGGAGATTGCTGGTGGGTTTAACGGTGGCGGTTCTTTTTCAATTGGGTTttgtgtttttagcttctggGAATGTCGTTTTTAAGGTCCAAAATAAGTTTGCTGGTAAAGAACGCAGCCTCAGCGCATTAAAAGCCCATGATGCTCGCCGTCACCGGAGAATTCTCTCCGCTGTCGATCTCCCTTTAGGTGGCAATGGCCATCCAGCTGAAGCTGGGTCGGTTCTATATAAATTCCAGctacaatttttattttatttttgctttgtttttaATAAGTGGAGGTGATCATGTTTCATATTAATTGTTGGGTGAGGTTACTTTTTCTGCTTATATATGCAATTGCAATTGGTTCTAGATCCAATTATCAGCTTTATCCTAGACTTACTTTTGCTGCTTGCTATGCTTGTAATTGATGTTGCAGCGAATTGGGTTTATTTGGAAGGAATCAACAATGTTTTCACTGTTGTTTATATTGGTTGTTCTTTGATATTTTGTCATGTTCATGACTTTATTTCGTTTTTGTATCCAATATTCCTTCTATTTGTATTTGTTGATCTGTTTTGGAAATTTTTGGTTAGATGTGCTGTAATTATGTTCCTCTCTGATGTAAATTCCACCATTCTGTTTCATTGTTAAGATGATTGAGGAAAATGAGGAAAATAATATCTAGAATCTCGCGAAATGGATGGAATAATATTGTCTTTTTACTCATCAACTCATGCATATTTTGTATAATTCATTTTGGGTGCTTATATGATttcttcatttatttctttagccTTTACTTTGCCAAAATTGGGCTTGGAAATCCACCAAAGGACTACTTTGTGCAAGTTGATACTGGCAGTGACATTCTGTGGGTGAATTGTGCCAACTGCGACAGGTGTCCCACAAAAAGTGATCTTGGTGTATGCCTCTTTAACAACTAAACTAAATCTCTCTATATTCTGAATACATGCACGACATTTGCACACAATATCTTAAAGTTCAGTATCCTGGTTGTTTACTAAGTTTTATGTTGACCTTCCTTTTGAGTAATATTTTTCTTTATGTTTTTACATTATAAAAGGTAAAATTGACATTGTATGATCCAACGACTTCTGCTTCTGCTACAAAGATTTATTGTGATGATGAATTTTGTGCTGCTACATACAACGGCGTGCTCCAGGGTTGCACAAAAGACATTCCCTGCCAATACAATGTTGTTTATGGTGACGGAAGCTCAACAGCTGGATTCTTTGTGAGGGACAATTTGCAGTTTGAAAGAGTTACCGGAAATCTTCAAACTGCATCAGCGAATGGAAGTGTTATATTTGGGTGAGTTGCAATGTTTACAGTAAATTGTCTAGTTTTGTTTTGCGGAAACAACCTACAGTACTTGTGGCTATTAGATGTTTGAAGAACTTTGAAATTGATGTCCAACATTGAAGCGCTTGGTTGTGGTGTAACTTCTGTTGGTTAAATTAGAGCCTGTGCTATGGGTGTTGGAAAGGAAGGACAATGAAGACACCTGCTTATGACCTGCACTATTTTCCTAGGTGCATTGACTAGCTAAATGATAAAACTAGCAACACTCGATGCTTATATAGAACTAGCTATTAATTTTGGATTGTTTGTGTATGCACTAAAATTTTCATGCTACCAAGCTCAGTATTTCTGGCTGTAGGACAAGAACTTTTATCTGGTAAAACTAGCTTAAATCACCAAATATATTATCTTATAGCTATATCAAGTAAAAACGAAGACAGGATGTTGAATTGGTAATGTATTGcattcttgaaattgattattgCTGTTTTTATTAGGTAGATAGGTTTGTGTTAAAAATGAACTCAATTATGGAATGGGGTCTAGTAGACTACATAACCCTCGCCCACTCCACTCcacttccctctctctctctctctctctctctctcgctcccTGCATATCTTTTGCATGCAGATGCACATATCTATCATTTGCTGAACCTTTAGAACGAAGATTGTCACAAGTGGATAAGAGGGACTGAGCTGGAAATATAACTCAAGTAGTTAAGCAGTTAGGGAGTTACTAGAACAGTTACAGGATTGCACTATAAATGGGAAATATACCTGTATAATTTGTCAGCAGTAAAGATCAATAAAGAATactcttttctcctattttctaTTCTCTTTCTCTAATTCTCATCTCTATTCTCTATTCTTTGctatctcttcttctccttctcttctttctcttcttctcttcgAAATTCTTGGATCAGAAACCCTAATCTAAAGGTTTCCGTGACAGATTGTCCCATCAGAGAATGAATGTCCATATGCCACATGTGCTTAATTCTTGGTTTTCAGTTTAAGAATGTATTTTGTTGAATTGCTTCTTCTTTCCATTAACATATTCACTGTAATGGGACAGATGTGGAGCCAAACAATCTGGGGAGTTAGGTACATCCAGTGAAGCACTGGATGGAATACTTGGTTTTGGGCAGGCAAACTCATCCATGATTTCACAACTTGCTGCAGCAGGAAAGGTTAAAAAAATGTTTGCGCATTGCCTGGACAATGCAAATGGAGGTGGAATCTTTGCTATTGGGGAGGTAGTCTCACCAAAagcaaatacaactccaatggtAGCAAATCAGTATGTGGCACTATCTTATCTTTCTTATTGTTCTTGTGCAATATTTGCCCTTCTCAACTGATGCTGTAATTAACTTGCCCTCCTTTTTCTGATATTGTGATTGAGCTTTCTGCATAGATTTTGACTATAACACCTTATTTGTGTGAATAGAGGGatcaaataaaaagaaaagtaaatgggAGAATATAAAACTGGCATAAAGTAGCCAAAGGAAAGGGAGAAATAAAAATCTGTCACAACATCACAGAAGTCTCCAAAAGTTTATGGTCTTACCCTTTTCTTTATTTACAAGAAATTTTCCTTCTAAAGGTTACCTACAATGGCACAAGCATAAGAATATCTATATCCTCCTGTTGCTCGTGTATTTCTCATTAAAGAAAAGTTAAAGAGTTTAGATTGCTTTCCCCCATTACATTGGAGATGGTGCTAATTTTTGTGTTTTTTTGAACTTAATATAGAATGAAAGTGAATAATTTAAAATGATGGAATCTTTGGTTAACATTTTCAAGGCTATTTACTTGTAAAAGTGACTTTATATGATGATTTGAGTTGTTGCCAAACATTTGGTGATGTGTTCTTGTCATTGTGATGGGATGAGAAGAAAACACTTGTATTGTCTTACCCAAGGTcaaataaagattttttttttttttttataaatttgatAGACTACAAGTGCATATCAAAGTCTCAGTGTCTCTAAAGTAATTACTTATTAAGAATTTTTGGTGGAAAGAAGTTAGATCATTATTATTTTTTCCTCTCTCACTTGTTCTtatctttctttttttaaaaaaaaaaaaaattttctttttaatcttTCTTGTTTCTTATTgaatgtttttttttcttttttcatttaccCCTCAATTAGGTCAGATCTTGGTTAATGATACTATTTTTTTTTCGTAATTATACTTTAGGCCGCATTACAATGTTGTCATGAAGGAAATAGAGGTGGGCAATAATGTTCTGGAACTTCCAACAGATACATTTGATTCTGGAGATCGGAAAGGAACAATAATCGACAGTGGTACTACCTTGGCATATCTTCCAGAGACAGTTTATGATTCAATGATGACTAAGGTACCTAATACAAATTACATTCCTTCCATTTGAAGTTTGTTTGTTACTGTGTCTAGGACTCGGACtgaatttatttgttttcttgaattagaTTGTGGCCCAGCAACCTGGATTGAAATTGCATACTGTTGAGGAGCAGTTTCTGTGCTTTCAGTACAGTGGAAAGTAAGGTGTCAAGTGCAATTACTCCTATGAAGTTTCTATTTTGGGACCTGCTGTTAAATTTGAAAAGTTATTTAAATATGGCTATGGTAAATGTTTGTTCTGTCACTATCCATATATGTTTATCAGTAGTTAGTCCACATTGGGTTAATCCTGTAGATATCCCTTCAAGAATACCTTGTCATATCAGGGAATAATTCAGTTAGAACAGTGTTTTTTGCTACATtatgttccttattttcttaaaGCTTTTTTGGTATTAGTGCTAACTACTAGTTCAAATGCATTTGACTGTTAATGTCTTATCATAAACAAAAGACTCCTCAAATTTTCTTTGCTTCCCATACTCTTGCAGTGTTGATGATGGATTTCCGGTTGTCAAGTTTCATTTTGAAGATTCGCTTACTTTGAGTGTTTATCCACATGACTATCTGTTCCAAATTCGTGTAAGTAAACATTTTTAAGTTTAATGAAATCATCATTTCAGTTGTTTTTGTTGCATGGTTGTTTATGCAAAGTGCTATGCATTTCATTTATAACATTCTGCATAAATAAATGCCCCTTGACAGATATTGTGGTGGTTGTGTTGCAGTACTTCTgcaaatactcaactcaactcaacttaacctttatcctaaaaatttattgGAGTCggatatatggattctctttctctactctaaacgattttgggttaaatacttggaaatgtgtaatgcttctaggtcatgttgtactactctcctccaagtcagtttaggtttatcccttctttttttttttttctattctctaacccaatgtgctctatTTGTCTAATTGGAACTTCTGTATGTCTAtgctttacatgaccaaaccacctcaatctcccttctctcaacttatcctcaattggcaccactcctcccttttctctaatactctcattacggactttacctagtctagtatggccactcatccactttaacattctcatctccgcaactctcatcttagacacatacggctccttcattgcccaacacgtactaccatataatatagccggtcgtatgactgtacattaaaatttttctttcaacttattgggaatcttgcgattacataaaactcccgtggcacgtctccactttaactatccggctttaatcctatgactaacatcctcctcacatcccccatctgctTGAAGGATTGAgttgagatatttaaagtgattactttgggacaatacTACTCCATCCAAGCTAACTCCTTCCTTATCATTAGtgcggccttcactgaacttgcaatgcatgtattctgtcttcgttctacttaacttaaagtcctttgattctagagtacttctccaaagctctagctttctattgactccttttcGCGTCTCAtccatcagaactatatcatccgcaaacatcatataccaagggatactctcttgtatatgtttcatcaattcatctagaactaatgtaaaaGGGTAAGGGCTcatagctgaaccttggtgtaatccaactgagataagaaaatctcttgtgtccctttccactgtgtgcacaatagtagttgctccttcatacatattttTCAGCACTTATATgtgcctaatagataccctcttttgttctaacattcTCATAAGACATCATttgaaacactatcataagccttctccaaatcgataaaaactatatgtagatctttcttcccatctctatttcTCTATCAAGTTTCTAATGAGGaagatcgctttcatagttgaacga
It contains:
- the LOC110659917 gene encoding thioredoxin F-type, chloroplastic, translating into MMSLIRFSISPTTSVRSSPFSFPSLQLHPIVCSPVTKDSLSSSSSSSKLLNSSSTSSFSLSLKDVKRNCWAFRVRSSLDTVGPTATVGQVTEVTKDTFWPIVKSAGDKTVVLDMYTQWCGPCKVMAPKFKDLSENYLDVVFLKLDCNKDNKPLAKELGIRVVPTFKILKDSKIVREVTGAKFDDLVVAIEGVRSS
- the LOC110659916 gene encoding aspartic proteinase 36, whose protein sequence is MDLRRLLVGLTVAVLFQLGFVFLASGNVVFKVQNKFAGKERSLSALKAHDARRHRRILSAVDLPLGGNGHPAEAGLYFAKIGLGNPPKDYFVQVDTGSDILWVNCANCDRCPTKSDLGVKLTLYDPTTSASATKIYCDDEFCAATYNGVLQGCTKDIPCQYNVVYGDGSSTAGFFVRDNLQFERVTGNLQTASANGSVIFGCGAKQSGELGTSSEALDGILGFGQANSSMISQLAAAGKVKKMFAHCLDNANGGGIFAIGEVVSPKANTTPMVANQPHYNVVMKEIEVGNNVLELPTDTFDSGDRKGTIIDSGTTLAYLPETVYDSMMTKIVAQQPGLKLHTVEEQFLCFQYSGNVDDGFPVVKFHFEDSLTLSVYPHDYLFQIRDDVWCFGWQNSGVQSKDGRDMTLLGDLVLSNKLVLYDIENQAIGWTEYNCSSSIKVRDESSGSVYSVGPHNVSAASHLISGRIITFLLLAFAVFHRFS